A window of the Bacillus sp. A301a_S52 genome harbors these coding sequences:
- the coaBC gene encoding bifunctional phosphopantothenoylcysteine decarboxylase/phosphopantothenate--cysteine ligase CoaBC — translation MGKKILLCVSGGIAVFKAAALTSKLVQEGYEVKVAMTSSAQEFVTPLTFQALSRDHVYTDTFTEPDPSAIAHIDIADWADLIIVAPATANIIGKLANGIADDMLTTTLLAATAPVMIAPAMNVHMYEHPAVKNNMITLESFGYQFIEPDEGYLACGYKGKGRMAEPEDLLSMINHHFIKKANLAWQGKNVVVTAGPTQEVIDPVRFFSNRSSGKMGYAIAEMAAARGAHVTLISGPVALPTPHGVKRVSVQNAGEMFSAVNGVFEQADVIIKAAAVADYKPKQTFDQKVKKSTDDLVITMERTEDILKSLGERKSHQILVGFAAESENIEAYAKEKLTTKNLDVIAANSIVKEGSGFQGDTNELALYFKNGREVSIPLTTKVTAANHLLDAIKPLLGEHIK, via the coding sequence ATGGGTAAAAAGATACTTCTATGTGTGTCAGGTGGTATAGCTGTTTTTAAAGCTGCAGCTTTAACGAGCAAGCTCGTGCAGGAAGGCTATGAAGTGAAAGTAGCCATGACCTCTTCGGCTCAAGAATTTGTGACCCCCTTAACATTCCAAGCACTTTCAAGGGATCACGTATATACAGACACGTTTACTGAACCTGATCCATCCGCAATCGCGCATATTGATATCGCGGATTGGGCGGATCTAATAATAGTGGCCCCTGCCACCGCAAATATTATCGGGAAGTTAGCAAACGGGATTGCAGACGATATGCTGACAACCACATTACTTGCTGCTACCGCACCCGTCATGATTGCACCGGCTATGAATGTACATATGTATGAACACCCTGCTGTTAAGAATAACATGATAACGCTTGAATCATTTGGTTACCAATTTATTGAGCCGGATGAAGGCTATTTAGCGTGTGGTTATAAAGGGAAAGGGCGTATGGCAGAACCAGAAGATTTACTCTCAATGATCAACCATCACTTTATTAAAAAAGCGAATCTAGCGTGGCAAGGTAAGAATGTTGTGGTGACAGCAGGGCCTACACAAGAAGTGATTGATCCTGTACGTTTTTTTTCCAATCGTTCATCAGGAAAAATGGGTTATGCGATTGCGGAGATGGCCGCTGCTAGAGGAGCACATGTCACACTAATAAGTGGGCCAGTAGCACTTCCGACTCCACACGGTGTCAAACGTGTTTCTGTTCAAAATGCGGGAGAAATGTTTTCAGCAGTCAATGGCGTTTTTGAGCAGGCTGATGTCATCATAAAAGCGGCAGCAGTAGCTGATTATAAACCTAAACAAACCTTTGATCAAAAGGTTAAAAAATCGACGGACGATCTCGTAATCACGATGGAACGAACCGAGGATATTCTTAAATCATTAGGGGAAAGAAAATCACATCAAATTCTTGTTGGATTTGCAGCAGAATCTGAAAACATCGAGGCTTATGCAAAAGAGAAATTAACGACTAAAAATCTAGATGTGATAGCAGCTAATTCAATTGTTAAAGAAGGATCTGGCTTTCAAGGAGATACTAATGAGCTCGCCCTTTATTTTAAAAATGGTCGTGAGGTATCTATTCCGTTAACAACAAAAGTAACGGCGGCAAACCATTTGCTTGATGCGATTAAACCGTTATTAGGAGAACACATTAAATGA
- the rpoZ gene encoding DNA-directed RNA polymerase subunit omega, with the protein MLQPSIDSLMSKINSKYTLVTVSAYRARRLREKPELFQKSERSTSVNYVGMALEEIDSEKLTYSVRDKDETTS; encoded by the coding sequence ATGCTACAACCATCTATTGATTCATTAATGTCGAAAATTAATTCAAAGTACACGCTGGTGACGGTTTCTGCCTATAGGGCGCGCCGGTTGCGTGAAAAGCCAGAGCTTTTTCAAAAAAGTGAAAGATCTACGTCAGTTAATTATGTGGGCATGGCTTTGGAAGAAATTGATTCAGAAAAACTTACTTACTCAGTTCGTGATAAAGACGAAACAACCTCATAA
- the gmk gene encoding guanylate kinase: MKREKGLLIVLSGPSGVGKGTVCGALRKHDTHIRYSVSATTRKSRKGEIEGINYFFKEKQEFERMIAENELLEYAQYVDNYYGTPRQYVEETIAAGHDVILEIEVQGALQVKKTFPEGVFIFLMPPSLKELRSRIESRGTESKDLIDSRMTVAKDEIDLMDKYDYVVENDEVESAVERIKSIVTAENCRKERLIHLYKELVEE, encoded by the coding sequence ATGAAAAGGGAAAAAGGTCTCCTCATCGTCCTCTCTGGACCATCTGGGGTTGGAAAAGGGACAGTTTGTGGAGCGTTGAGAAAACATGATACACACATTCGGTACTCAGTATCTGCTACAACGAGAAAATCGCGTAAAGGTGAGATTGAGGGCATCAACTACTTTTTTAAGGAAAAGCAAGAGTTTGAACGGATGATTGCAGAGAATGAGTTGCTTGAATATGCTCAATACGTGGACAACTATTATGGCACACCGAGGCAGTATGTGGAGGAAACAATTGCAGCCGGGCACGATGTTATTTTAGAAATCGAAGTGCAAGGGGCTTTACAAGTCAAGAAGACGTTTCCTGAGGGGGTTTTTATTTTCCTCATGCCTCCTAGCCTTAAAGAACTGCGAAGCCGAATTGAAAGTAGAGGAACAGAATCCAAAGATCTTATTGACAGCCGTATGACAGTGGCAAAAGATGAAATTGATTTAATGGATAAATATGACTATGTGGTCGAAAATGATGAGGTTGAATCTGCGGTTGAGCGGATAAAATCTATCGTAACGGCCGAGAATTGTAGGAAAGAGCGTCTTATCCATTTGTATAAAGAACTAGTTGAGGAGTGA
- a CDS encoding DUF370 domain-containing protein, with the protein MDIKLINIGFGNIVSANRIISIVSPESAPIKRIISIVSPESAPIKRIISDARDRNMLVDATYGRRTRAVIIADSDHVILSAVQPETVAQRVISSKDDETDE; encoded by the coding sequence TTGGATATTAAACTTATTAATATTGGATTTGGGAATATCGTTTCAGCAAATCGTATTATTTCAATTGTTAGTCCGGAATCAGCCCCTATTAAACGTATTATTTCAATTGTTAGTCCGGAATCAGCCCCTATTAAACGTATTATTTCAGATGCAAGGGATCGGAACATGCTCGTTGATGCTACATATGGACGACGTACGAGAGCTGTCATAATTGCAGATAGCGACCACGTCATTTTATCTGCTGTTCAGCCAGAAACAGTAGCGCAAAGAGTTATCTCAAGTAAAGATGACGAAACAGATGAGTAA
- a CDS encoding YicC family protein codes for MIMSMTGYGRSQKENEHSRLTVEMRAVNHRFCEINIRMPRQLFFLEDRMKKCISRYVNRGKIDVFLNLQGEGTMKRSLNIDWNLFHEYYRLYGEMAEMTVSSEAFPLDKLLIHEDVVSVQESDEVTEDLESMVLKTVEEAAQQLAKMRQQEGSALTDDMKERLQRLTVYVKQLRDLAPEVQTLYRDRLMKKVDDFLALRTEIDETRLLTEVAVYADKSDINEELTRIDSHITQFNDILEESGVVGRKLDFLVQELNREANTIGSKANHLEISQIVVNIKAELEKIREQVQNVE; via the coding sequence ATGATTATGAGTATGACAGGATATGGTCGATCTCAAAAGGAAAATGAACATTCTCGACTTACAGTAGAAATGAGAGCTGTAAATCACCGTTTTTGCGAGATTAACATTCGTATGCCTAGACAGTTATTTTTCTTAGAGGATCGTATGAAAAAATGTATTTCTCGCTATGTGAACCGAGGCAAAATAGACGTTTTTTTAAATTTGCAAGGTGAGGGCACGATGAAACGCTCTCTTAATATCGATTGGAATTTGTTTCACGAATATTATCGCTTATATGGAGAAATGGCAGAAATGACGGTCTCTTCAGAGGCATTCCCACTTGATAAGTTGCTTATACATGAAGATGTTGTGTCTGTTCAAGAGTCTGATGAGGTGACGGAAGATTTAGAAAGTATGGTGTTAAAAACGGTAGAAGAAGCTGCTCAACAGCTTGCCAAGATGCGTCAACAGGAAGGAAGCGCCTTAACAGATGATATGAAGGAACGTTTGCAACGATTAACTGTCTATGTAAAGCAGTTGCGAGATTTGGCACCAGAAGTTCAAACCCTCTATCGTGATCGATTAATGAAAAAGGTTGACGACTTTCTTGCATTACGAACAGAGATCGATGAAACAAGGCTTTTAACAGAAGTGGCAGTTTATGCTGATAAGTCTGATATTAATGAAGAATTAACACGTATTGACAGCCATATTACACAATTTAATGATATATTAGAAGAATCTGGTGTGGTAGGAAGGAAGCTTGATTTCCTCGTACAGGAATTAAATAGAGAAGCCAATACAATTGGTTCAAAGGCGAATCATTTAGAGATCAGTCAAATTGTTGTTAATATTAAAGCAGAATTAGAGAAAATACGCGAGCAAGTTCAAAATGTGGAATAG
- a CDS encoding fibronectin/fibrinogen-binding protein, with protein MSFDGIVTRAVTEELQQTLLSGRITKIHQPYPTDLMLTIRAHGKNHALFLSVNPSFSRFHLTNIKFANPQEPPMFCMVLRKHLEGSILENIEQDGLERIVTFSFKGRNELGDVSYKKLILELMGRHSNLIFVDTENNTILDSMKHIPPSVSQYRTVLPGQLYKEPPHQDKLNPLLMDEESLLKKLNFNQGKMDIQLRDTFSGLSPQIIHEILYQARLTNRETLPKAFLNVLEPVKKSDYTPQIIYGPTKDTFSLLPLEHLDGDRLNFDHLHDMLDRFYADKAERDRVKQKAYDLERFLKNEYQKNKKKMAKLYHTLDDADKAKKQQKYGELLTANMHLVKPGQSEITVVDYYDPEQKELTIPLDKQKSASANAQQYFKKYQKLKNSIAYVKEQIIKTEEELAYLDTLIEQLKFASTKDLEDIREELEAEGYLKKRRRHKKKKQSDKPAVEQYISSDGTPLFVGKNNKQNEYLTNRLARQDDTWLHTKDIPGSHVIIRSHNFTEKTLLEAAHLAAYFSKGRLSSQVPVDYTLIRHVKKPSGAKPGYVTYDHQTTLYVTPDEDIIRQLAENQQ; from the coding sequence ATGTCATTTGACGGTATTGTGACACGTGCAGTTACTGAAGAATTACAACAAACATTACTTAGCGGAAGAATCACAAAGATTCACCAACCATACCCTACAGATTTAATGCTTACAATTAGAGCTCACGGTAAAAACCATGCTCTCTTTTTATCTGTTAATCCATCTTTTTCTAGATTTCACTTAACGAACATAAAATTTGCAAACCCTCAGGAACCACCAATGTTTTGTATGGTATTGAGAAAACATTTAGAAGGTAGCATTCTTGAAAATATTGAACAAGACGGTTTAGAACGCATCGTTACGTTCTCATTTAAAGGACGGAATGAGTTAGGCGATGTTTCCTATAAGAAACTTATTCTTGAGCTAATGGGGAGACACAGCAACTTAATTTTTGTGGATACAGAAAACAATACCATTCTCGACAGTATGAAACATATTCCCCCATCTGTTTCCCAATATCGAACAGTCCTTCCGGGGCAGCTTTATAAAGAGCCACCACATCAGGACAAATTAAATCCACTTCTAATGGACGAAGAGTCGCTCTTAAAAAAGCTAAATTTTAATCAAGGAAAAATGGATATTCAACTCCGAGATACATTTAGTGGATTATCCCCTCAGATTATACACGAGATATTGTATCAAGCGAGGTTGACAAATAGAGAGACGCTTCCTAAAGCATTTCTAAATGTCCTTGAGCCTGTGAAAAAAAGTGACTACACACCACAAATTATTTATGGACCAACTAAAGATACGTTCTCTCTCCTTCCATTAGAACATCTAGACGGAGATAGACTGAATTTTGATCACCTTCATGACATGCTTGACCGTTTCTACGCAGATAAAGCAGAACGTGATCGAGTTAAGCAAAAAGCCTACGACCTTGAACGGTTTCTTAAAAATGAGTATCAAAAAAACAAAAAGAAAATGGCTAAGCTTTACCATACATTAGACGATGCTGACAAAGCTAAAAAGCAACAAAAATATGGCGAATTATTAACAGCAAATATGCACCTTGTTAAACCTGGCCAATCCGAAATAACTGTTGTTGATTATTACGATCCTGAACAAAAAGAATTAACGATACCATTAGATAAGCAAAAATCAGCGTCTGCCAACGCACAACAGTACTTCAAGAAATACCAGAAATTAAAGAATTCTATCGCTTACGTGAAAGAGCAAATTATTAAAACTGAAGAAGAGTTGGCCTATTTAGATACCCTTATTGAACAACTCAAGTTTGCTTCAACTAAAGATTTAGAAGACATTAGGGAAGAACTAGAAGCGGAAGGCTATTTGAAAAAAAGACGACGCCATAAAAAGAAGAAACAATCTGACAAACCTGCGGTGGAGCAATACATCTCATCAGATGGGACCCCCTTATTCGTTGGGAAAAACAATAAACAAAATGAATACTTAACAAATCGTTTGGCGAGACAAGACGATACTTGGCTTCATACAAAAGATATACCTGGATCACATGTCATTATTCGTAGTCATAATTTCACTGAGAAAACATTACTTGAAGCTGCTCATCTAGCTGCTTATTTCAGTAAAGGCCGTCTATCTAGTCAAGTTCCAGTAGACTATACTCTTATAAGACATGTTAAAAAACCAAGTGGTGCTAAGCCTGGATATGTCACATACGATCATCAGACAACACTTTACGTCACGCCAGACGAAGACATTATCCGACAGCTAGCTGAAAATCAACAATAA
- a CDS encoding ABC transporter ATP-binding protein — MSEQEKKHDNKVDDTEAKTLSRFHYSMDQAIEKPFNWKQMSRLLDYMKPYSKNLLPVAVIGMLLSTAVRLLVPILIGSYALDHIIETGNISFLSIMVLIIAGMYVMSWVGNIVRIKYMNKLGQYVIFDLRKTLFNHIQHLSHRFFDQRSAGSILVRITNDVNSLQDLFTNGVINLLMDIVMLIGIVVMLFIISPELTLAILVVLPLMFFVSTKLRRNIRRSWQEVRIKQSMINSHLNESIQGIRVTQSYTQEKENIAFFNHMNEENFAAWRNATQKSAMFRPFVEMSGAIGTAILLSYGVFLIQGQTLSVGDFFAFSLYIGMFWEPISRLGQVYNQLLVGMASSERIFEFLDEQPSVPEQQNAKRLKNITGHIQFKNVDFAYNSDRKALNNINLEMKAGQTVALVGHTGSGKSTIVNLISRFYDPTKGQVLLDGEDLRNVRLDSLREKVSIVLQDTFIFSGTIMENIRFGRPHATDEEVKKAATVVGANKFIEQLYQGYETEVEERGNVLSVGERQLISFARALLADPQILILDEATASIDTETEQLIQQALQRLLCGRTAIMIAHRLSTIREADNIIVLEQGNILEQGNHDQLMTQRGEYYKLVKSQFKVLNTG, encoded by the coding sequence ATGTCTGAACAAGAGAAAAAACATGATAATAAAGTCGATGACACAGAAGCAAAGACTTTAAGTAGATTTCATTATTCAATGGATCAAGCCATAGAAAAGCCTTTTAACTGGAAACAGATGTCTCGACTTCTTGATTATATGAAGCCATACTCGAAAAATTTGCTGCCTGTTGCTGTTATAGGGATGCTCCTCTCCACAGCTGTTCGTTTGTTAGTTCCAATTTTGATTGGTAGCTATGCCCTTGACCATATTATTGAAACAGGAAATATATCATTTTTGTCTATTATGGTTTTAATCATCGCCGGTATGTATGTCATGTCATGGGTGGGGAATATAGTAAGGATTAAGTATATGAATAAACTAGGACAATATGTCATTTTTGATTTAAGAAAAACGTTGTTTAATCATATTCAACATTTATCTCACCGTTTTTTTGATCAACGTTCTGCAGGTTCTATTCTTGTTAGAATTACAAACGATGTTAACAGTCTTCAAGATCTATTTACAAATGGTGTGATTAATTTATTAATGGATATTGTGATGCTTATAGGTATTGTTGTCATGTTATTTATTATTAGTCCTGAACTGACACTTGCTATCTTAGTTGTTCTCCCTCTTATGTTTTTCGTTTCAACAAAGCTTAGACGGAATATTAGACGGTCATGGCAAGAAGTACGAATTAAGCAATCAATGATTAATTCGCACTTAAACGAGAGTATACAAGGTATTCGTGTGACACAATCATATACTCAGGAGAAAGAAAATATTGCTTTTTTTAATCACATGAATGAAGAGAATTTTGCGGCTTGGCGAAACGCTACTCAAAAAAGTGCTATGTTTCGTCCATTTGTAGAAATGAGCGGGGCAATTGGTACGGCGATTTTACTTTCTTATGGTGTCTTTTTAATTCAAGGTCAGACGTTATCTGTAGGGGACTTTTTCGCTTTTTCACTTTACATTGGCATGTTTTGGGAACCCATTTCGAGATTAGGGCAAGTTTATAATCAATTACTTGTTGGAATGGCCTCTTCAGAACGAATTTTTGAGTTTCTTGATGAGCAGCCGTCAGTACCGGAGCAGCAGAATGCAAAACGTTTGAAAAATATCACAGGACACATTCAATTTAAAAACGTAGACTTTGCCTACAATAGTGACCGCAAAGCATTAAACAATATTAACCTTGAAATGAAGGCAGGTCAAACAGTCGCTTTAGTAGGTCATACTGGGAGTGGTAAATCAACTATTGTTAACTTAATCAGTCGTTTTTATGATCCGACTAAAGGGCAAGTGTTGTTAGACGGTGAAGATCTACGAAATGTCAGACTTGACAGTTTGCGTGAAAAAGTAAGTATTGTACTTCAGGATACATTCATATTTTCTGGTACAATCATGGAAAATATCCGTTTTGGTCGACCTCATGCGACAGATGAAGAGGTAAAGAAAGCGGCGACTGTTGTAGGAGCAAATAAATTTATCGAGCAATTATATCAAGGATATGAAACAGAAGTTGAAGAGCGAGGGAATGTCTTGTCAGTTGGCGAACGGCAACTTATTTCTTTTGCTAGAGCCTTGCTGGCAGATCCACAAATTTTAATTCTTGATGAAGCGACAGCATCGATAGATACAGAGACAGAGCAATTAATACAGCAAGCGTTGCAACGTTTGTTATGTGGACGTACTGCCATTATGATTGCTCATAGGTTATCGACCATTCGAGAAGCGGATAACATTATTGTTTTAGAGCAAGGCAACATTTTGGAACAAGGGAATCATGATCAGTTAATGACTCAAAGAGGTGAGTATTACAAACTTGTAAAATCACAATTTAAAGTTTTGAATACTGGGTGA
- a CDS encoding ABC transporter ATP-binding protein, which translates to MDTFKRLKQFYWPYKRYFFLSIILLLFVSAFTVVYPIILQITIDDIVLEGNYQLVPYVAIGFFLITLLKSIAVYYHQFLGDLFGIQSVYELRNALYKKLQFLPFRYYDNARTGDLMSRLTADVEAFRFFLSFGFAQLINLAMLVGLSMGIMFYYSPLLAVVTLAALPFLIITVYRFDQKVHPAFSNIRKSLADMTTKAQENISGMTTVKSLSKENFEMGRFDEKNADYKNQFINTSNIWAKYFPFMELIGQICVVVLLAYGGWLVINGGIQPGVLVAFFSLIWYIIGPLMNLGFIINTFSQSKASGERILQVLDEREDIFDKPEAIEKHSLKGHVVFEEVSHRYGKEEDLALKEVSFEALPGQTIGLIGATGSGKTSITQLIARFYEPDRGCITIDGLPISNYTLKTLRKNIGVVLQESFLFSSSVKDNISYGNPSATMEEIIDAAKRADAHEFIETLPQGYDTVLGERGGGLSGGQKQRIAIARAICVNPSILILDDATSAVDMETEAKIQRAFREVMKGRTTFIIAHRISSLMHADDILVLDEGSIVERGTHEQLLQITDGNYRRIYDIQFRDRKQFLEEAK; encoded by the coding sequence ATGGATACATTTAAACGATTGAAGCAATTTTATTGGCCTTATAAACGTTACTTTTTCTTGTCAATTATTCTCCTTTTATTCGTAAGCGCTTTTACGGTGGTTTATCCGATTATTCTTCAAATTACTATTGATGACATTGTACTAGAAGGAAACTATCAGTTAGTCCCTTATGTAGCCATTGGTTTTTTCTTAATCACGTTACTTAAATCGATAGCGGTATATTACCACCAATTTTTAGGCGATTTATTTGGTATTCAATCTGTTTATGAATTGCGAAATGCTTTATACAAGAAACTACAGTTTTTACCGTTCCGTTATTATGATAATGCGAGAACGGGAGACTTAATGTCACGGCTCACAGCAGATGTAGAAGCCTTTCGATTTTTCTTATCATTTGGGTTTGCTCAATTGATTAACTTAGCAATGCTTGTTGGACTAAGCATGGGTATCATGTTTTATTACAGCCCTTTGCTCGCTGTCGTAACATTAGCTGCTTTACCCTTCTTAATTATAACGGTTTATCGGTTTGACCAAAAAGTTCATCCGGCATTCTCAAACATTAGAAAATCTCTTGCAGATATGACGACGAAGGCTCAAGAAAATATAAGTGGTATGACAACGGTTAAGTCTTTGTCAAAAGAGAATTTTGAAATGGGAAGATTTGATGAAAAAAATGCAGATTATAAGAACCAATTCATTAATACGTCTAACATTTGGGCTAAATATTTTCCATTCATGGAGCTTATCGGGCAGATTTGTGTCGTTGTGTTACTAGCTTATGGGGGCTGGCTTGTTATAAATGGAGGGATTCAACCTGGTGTTCTCGTGGCATTCTTCAGCCTCATTTGGTATATTATTGGTCCTCTTATGAATTTGGGGTTTATTATCAATACGTTTTCTCAATCGAAAGCATCAGGGGAGAGGATCCTACAAGTATTAGATGAACGGGAGGATATTTTTGACAAGCCAGAAGCGATTGAAAAACACAGTCTAAAAGGGCATGTTGTGTTTGAAGAGGTTAGTCATCGATATGGTAAAGAGGAAGATCTTGCGTTAAAAGAAGTGTCTTTTGAGGCGTTGCCTGGACAAACAATAGGATTGATCGGGGCGACAGGATCAGGGAAAACGTCGATAACCCAGTTAATAGCACGCTTCTACGAGCCAGATCGCGGATGTATTACAATTGATGGACTGCCAATTTCTAATTACACATTAAAAACGTTACGCAAAAATATTGGTGTTGTGTTACAAGAGTCGTTCTTATTTTCATCCTCGGTAAAAGATAATATTTCATATGGGAATCCGAGTGCCACAATGGAAGAAATCATTGATGCAGCCAAACGAGCAGATGCCCATGAGTTTATTGAGACATTGCCCCAAGGTTATGATACTGTTCTTGGCGAACGAGGGGGCGGGCTTTCCGGTGGTCAGAAACAAAGAATTGCCATTGCGAGAGCTATATGTGTTAATCCGAGTATTTTAATTTTAGATGATGCGACGAGTGCTGTAGATATGGAGACAGAGGCTAAAATACAAAGAGCTTTCCGGGAAGTTATGAAAGGACGAACGACATTTATTATCGCTCATCGTATTTCATCACTTATGCATGCTGATGACATTCTTGTGCTTGATGAAGGGAGCATTGTGGAGAGAGGAACGCACGAGCAACTGTTACAAATCACAGATGGCAACTATCGACGAATTTATGATATTCAATTTAGAGATCGAAAGCAATTTTTAGAGGAAGCGAAGTAG
- a CDS encoding orotate phosphoribosyltransferase encodes MLANEAAKLLLDVRAVSLQPEKPFTWSSGLKSPIYCDNRLLMSFPEERKRMMEMMASYVTETFGPVEVLAGTATAGIPHAAWIADRLHLPMVYVRSSSKGHGKQNRIEGVLSPKQKVVVIEDLISTGGSSIEAANAVKEAGGEVIGICSIFTYGLPVAEQSAETSGYRLASLTNYQSLLATALSLKYITEEELEQLKTWRHDPKAWSESRR; translated from the coding sequence ATGTTAGCGAATGAAGCAGCAAAACTATTATTAGATGTTAGAGCGGTCTCTCTTCAACCAGAGAAACCTTTTACTTGGAGTTCAGGCTTGAAGTCACCTATTTATTGTGATAACAGGCTCTTGATGTCCTTTCCAGAAGAAAGAAAGCGAATGATGGAAATGATGGCTTCATACGTAACGGAGACGTTTGGGCCAGTAGAGGTACTTGCTGGTACTGCTACTGCCGGTATTCCTCATGCTGCTTGGATAGCAGACCGGCTTCACTTACCGATGGTCTATGTGCGTTCATCATCGAAAGGACACGGTAAACAAAATCGCATTGAGGGTGTATTGTCACCTAAACAAAAGGTGGTAGTCATCGAAGACCTTATTTCTACAGGGGGTTCATCGATAGAAGCGGCTAATGCTGTGAAGGAAGCTGGGGGCGAGGTCATCGGTATTTGTTCTATTTTTACATATGGATTGCCTGTAGCTGAACAATCTGCGGAAACTTCTGGCTATCGTCTTGCATCTCTCACTAATTATCAATCATTGCTGGCGACGGCACTTTCATTGAAGTATATTACTGAAGAAGAGCTTGAACAGTTGAAAACATGGCGACACGACCCTAAAGCATGGTCTGAAAGTCGCCGATAG
- the pyrF gene encoding orotidine-5'-phosphate decarboxylase produces MQQYPLIVALDFPSSHEALHFLSYFKNRQLTVKVGMELFYREGPDFVLTLKEKGHAVFLDLKLHDIPTTVERAMRQIGALGVDMVNVHALGGKEMMKAAMKGLQDSMKNGGEMPLCVAVTHLTSTSETMMQHEIGIEAPLHNHILHLCQQVDEAGLNGVVCSAEDVKMIKRSYPNLYTVTPGIRRTSDVTHDQVRIMTPSEAAMAGSDAIVVGRGITRASQPLEAYHLYEKDWRSSHVSE; encoded by the coding sequence ATGCAACAGTATCCCCTCATAGTGGCATTAGATTTTCCATCCAGCCATGAGGCACTCCACTTTCTTTCCTATTTTAAAAATCGCCAGTTGACTGTTAAAGTAGGAATGGAACTCTTCTATAGGGAAGGACCTGATTTCGTCCTTACATTAAAAGAAAAAGGACATGCTGTTTTTTTAGATCTAAAGTTACATGATATCCCTACAACGGTAGAGAGAGCGATGAGACAAATTGGAGCTCTTGGAGTAGACATGGTTAATGTTCACGCACTAGGCGGCAAAGAGATGATGAAGGCTGCGATGAAAGGGTTACAAGATAGTATGAAAAATGGAGGAGAAATGCCTCTATGTGTGGCTGTAACACACTTGACAAGTACGTCTGAAACTATGATGCAACATGAAATAGGCATTGAAGCGCCGCTGCACAACCATATTCTCCATTTATGTCAACAAGTAGATGAAGCAGGACTTAATGGCGTTGTATGTTCAGCTGAAGATGTGAAAATGATTAAACGATCCTATCCAAACCTTTATACTGTTACCCCTGGTATTAGACGAACATCAGATGTGACCCATGATCAAGTAAGAATTATGACACCAAGTGAAGCGGCCATGGCAGGTAGCGATGCCATCGTGGTTGGAAGAGGAATTACGAGAGCCTCTCAACCGCTTGAAGCATATCACTTGTATGAAAAGGACTGGAGGTCATCTCATGTTAGCGAATGA